Below is a genomic region from Carassius auratus strain Wakin chromosome 2, ASM336829v1, whole genome shotgun sequence.
tttaaagttacttacacaatgtgtatctgatatgaataaaatgtgtctaattataatgaaaaatattattattgcctcttcctttgacatcagtgtgtattttacaaactctaaatgtattgtttttctagtacttatatgtctgaaacctaaaataaacattatgtggttgaaaacactgaaaagttgtgatgacagctctgagcgcacttgtctctggctcagcgccagccaactcgcgagagcacatttgaatttcacgtcatgcactgaccggtgtggtcgtacactccagggactagcctagactgatcacaccggtgtgatcgtacgtgcgatgcgaaagagttaaattaattgaaacaaaaatatataaagcctatatcgaaatcatctcgcgacccctgcgccggggtcccgcgacccaccgtggggtcgcgacccctactttgggaaccactgacctagagcacatctcatcgtaaatgaaactcagcgtaggcctatgcctcatactttagcattaaatatctttgctgcatcctttctagaacagacaatggcttttttttgcggctcgcatcagcaaagcattgcatcgccatagaccgcaaaacaagcagcggatggcgggctggtgcggctttgaaatttgctctatgatttccatgaagcaaaaaatgaggacggaatctcgaaatccagtcatgaaaatgaaacttgcattttaatatggacagtcacagaatttgccaaagttagcataaaataatcaaatcaaatctccatatggaccagtatctgtaaatgttaagccgcaaaagttgtttaaaatataaatccgtgttcttcgcgtctctgtgtgaattaatgaatggcagagacgtgcaggtttgtttactacatagactgaagcgcatgacgcttgcattaatttcagcatctgagcttcagagttctctctccttcaagcgatctgaacttttcagctcatctcaatggacacacagcgcacctgtatttgacactctgtaaactctttgtgaatgcgcacgactcaccgtcactttactgatagcgctgtttctcacacatgcaaagagagagagagcgagagtcttaccacgcttaaacaacacgctatatgtaaactattctttgttgtcttctcctgtcaaaataatggatttaatttagaattattcatattcattttcgaacaagcagaagacataccagtttctccggtagtgggcggagctaatgggcaaatggcaatggcttttttttgcggctcgcatcagcaaagcattgcatcgccatagaccccaaaacaatcagcggatggcgggcgggtgtggctttgaaatttgctcaaaaaacgttggcgcggatgatgagttttgtgacagatctccttaataaacggaggtctgaaatctctgcccctttaccgatcagagcgcgcgctgacacggagttaacccgccatctccaagaacaaccaattgacttggACGCCCCCctgacggttatgttatgaaccgtcacatttgactcacgtcataaccgtcatcaccaattctgaaaccggcacacccctagctgtgagtgacggtgacgatatataaaagcattatcattcattcacaatgtacaaattaagcttttaatgtgatttaaactttaaagtacattaaaatagaaacaacataaaagttcttcaacattaaatgcaatagaaatgtagttactaatcatttcatcagataactgttttatatcgtgcgctttgcagggctgcgggacacagtgacaggacaggtagtctattcattcctacaacttgttaattcattcctacgaattattaatgtggcaattgtccatgtttcattaattttgttccctaaataacccatgatttaagtgaaataagggaacaaattaataaatcgaacgaattcttaattcatgaaatctttaatttcctttcccatgtttaccacagtaagagatgcgaaaacagttattaaaagcgaaagataataaaataaacatgggaaattagagggttagactatgaagatttaggaaaagaaacaatgcctaaatatactgaatttgtacaaattcgtgaccaaccggcaaaccagaacaaagccgcgtaaatgaagactatggggtccaaaagcatggtcgcgatctaacattttccagttaacctattattcctctaataaacaaagcttttataccacacttgtcataatcagatcttatcatttctaaataaataattgctggattcaaaacagcgattaataggcgctgtgaccgacacattcctggagcattcactgctgtcactaaacggtgacgccgagcatcgttcacaagtttctgcatggacctgactagggcacaggttctaagccctgggacaaaatgggatgctttaaggaaaatttatagcctatactaagtaataggcccaacataaaaataacaatttgttttcatgttttttttttttttttttaaataggctatgcgaaatatatccaccttaaataggctaattaagattaacggatttaaaacagaagtgtgggcgctccataagttcacaaaaaaaaaagaaaagatgacaacgcattctgtttgtttgctttattttacaagagcacaaatcttctgtttttattgtgagtgtgcacaaatgaaagtaaacacttttgcggaaaatatatatatttttttaatgtcttagctgtttcgatcgccccggagcctgctgcacacgtatattctagcgattcaaacttacatcgcagtctgttcattatcaaaataaaatgtcaactaaacattaaaaggttacactggtcagtttaaatagagcgtagtataccggtccactctgctgttatgccaaggacgtttttgctcatatgaagaggataatattttccgtctatatgcgaatgcgtgttaagtacaagcctagtttacattataaataatagtttaacattcaaatacattgcgaatatggaaacatttcgatttgtgccgaatgagacatgagcaataacctccaaataaatctagccaaagccgcgctcgctcatcctcgtctgcacgcatgcactgtcacgatctaatgcgctgtatgccggatttttaaaaatctgacattttctaggacagaatccagcaggatcaaaataatgtgagcaactgtgttttggtgcagcagcgccgatgtagttcacttaatgtgcagcgcagtcacacgcgctccacatttcggataattttatacagttgaaaacattgcaattgtgctttaaaatacaacaacgagcaccacaaaaccatttaaagatgcgcgttcagcgttctccgtgcgggattggaaactgtcaacaaagtaaaatgacctcaaaagtatggcgcgctctcttcattttatcaaatgatcataatcgcatctattcattttataatcctgctactagcattttattcagactaaaacctctttaattcaagtgagaaagcgtttttatgtgtgtggcttttgcacatcctgtcataccgctgactgcgtgcctgcaatagatgcattttgcagtattatggttaacgattaatcgattaattgatcgttaatttaaacgacgatcgatcatggaaataatcgaaatttgacatccctaatatatatatatacatacacacacacacacacacactcacacatattttAGCTGCCTTTGCATGATTGATATGGATGCTGCACATTGGTTGTGTTTGAGGGAAAAAATGATTCAGTAATAAAGGTTAAGTGATTTGAATAaagttctatgtgaaatgaaaaactTTATTCATTTACTGATGTttgttcatagttttttttttaaggagtattttttattttgcagttttattataGAGTGGTTTAAAAGTTATTCATAAAGACTTACATTGAAGGAATTCCTCCCTGGTTTTGGGCTCAGAGGTGGGAATGACTGCGATGTATGTTACTATGGAAACAGATGTGTATTATAAATCCCATACCATATGAAGTGAAAATATCAAATCCATGTCACATTCAGTTATTGATATgctttttacataaattattacattacatgatACTGTACGTATGACTTATTTTTCTCATAAAAGGATGAGTTAGTGTTATACCTCTACCAGATATCTTTTTTATCTCCTCTCTGCAGAAATTCTCCAGTTTCTCTTTCAGATGAAACACATATTTACTAATATCATCAAAAGAGAGACGAGAACTGATGCTGGGTGAGTTTGTAGATGcaggaaaaacagagagagactggaaactctacacagacaaaaaaaaaacaagagaaacaCCAGATAAAGACACATAAACATTTGATAGAAACAATCTCTGTACAACATATTCTTCCCTTCATGAAGACCACTGTCCTGTTTGTCAGATCTCTGTTACCTGGAGGAAACGGATGTGATTgtctgtgtgtgaaagctgctctagctcagcatctctcctcctcagatcttCAATCTCCTGCTCCAGTTGCTCCAGTTgtccttcagctcgactcacttcagccttttcctgatctctgatcagctgTGTCAcctcagagcggcttctctcaatggagcggatcagctcagtaaagatcctctcactgtcctccactgctgtctgtgcagagcgctgtcaggacacacagagagagaagcatCAGAATCAGTCCATTCACTCAGCTCTTCCTGCTACCTCACACAGTCTGTTCCCCACAGTGGACTTCAGTGGGACTGAAAGACCTCCAGCACTGGCTCCTCACTGACTGACTGGAGGAGAGTCCTAACTGAGTCTGAAACAACTCTTCAGCAGCCAGCAGCTGTTCTTCTGCTCAAAACTCACCTTGTGAGACTCTACAGCCTCTTTCAGCTCCTCAATATCCTTCTGTCTTTTCTGGATTCTCTCCTGATATTTTCTCTGCATTTCACCCAATTGTATCtgcaggaaaataaaataatcataaatctgACAGATGTTAACGCATGCAACAAACAATTAAAGCCTCATGAGATCGTAGTgagaactattttaaaaataatctttttacTATGTAGAGATTATGAAGTCATTATCTAGCCTACATTCTGAGTTTGTACCTGTTTCTCAGTCCTCTCTGCTGCAGCTGATACAGTTTCATGGTTTTTGTGTTTATCCAACATACAGAGATAACATATACAGTGCTGATCAGTACGACAGAAAATCTCCAGCAGTTTATCATGTAGAGGacagatcatctcctgcagttGTCCAGTGGCATCAGTCAATTTGTGTCGCTTTCCAGAGTGAAATTCTTCATGACGTTCAAAATGGGTTTGACAGTAAGATTCCAGACACACCAGACAAGACTTGATGGCTTTGTTTTTGTCCCCAGTACAGATGTCACACTCCACATCTCCAGATCCAGAGTGACTTTGAGCAGGATGAGCAGCCTGGAGTTTTGTCATCTTGAGTTTTTCCACTACTTCAGCCAGTATGGTGTTTTTACCTAAAACAGGTCTAGGagtgaaggtctgtctgcactgagggcaGCTGTAGACTCCCTTCTGATCAtcctgatcccagcagtctgtaatacagctcatacagtaactgtgtccacagggaatAGCCACTGGATCCTTCAGTAGATCCAGACAGATTGGACAGCTGAACTCATCCTGAGTCAAAGAAACACTGGAGTCTGCCATTTTACTGCGTAGAGAAAGATGTACAACCGCCTAAAGTCTCAGACTCTGAGCATGCGAAATTCGTTCGGACGTGCTGCACTGCTGCGAAATGGAGCATCCGATCGGGACCAGGATATGACATCACGCGCCAAAGTTTAATTTCACAGTACACCAACAAAATATCCTCATTAGTCTTTATTCTTTTCCATTCTTGTGATTACAATCAGTCATGTAGAGTTAGCAAAGTacaaacacgcacacatgcaaatctcatgtaataaaaaaaaacattcgccCGTTTCTCTTGCCACCGCCAACCAAGCCGCTTCtcctttaatgtgatttttaaaatattttgttgtataaaaCAGGATGATGCGACACTGCTAAAATTAGCCATTCatccatgtttattttttattgcaaatcCAAATATGACATCAATGAAATACAACTTTGCATACATTACACTGATTGTATGTCATCTGAACATATGTAAGAGTAGAGAGAGAAAAAGGTTGACAATAACTGTTTAAAGATAAGGATGCATTTAAATAGCATTTACtacttaaatacttttatttaaatctataaaagTAGGTATTTTCTTAAGTAACCTTTGTTTGTGGAAATAGAATTTTGCCACAAGGATATGAAATTTAACAGTTGATTCAAAATATTtgatttggttttcaaaaaagcAAATAACATCCTTTTAATGTGATCCA
It encodes:
- the LOC113114073 gene encoding tripartite motif-containing protein 16-like, translated to MADSSVSLTQDEFSCPICLDLLKDPVAIPCGHSYCMSCITDCWDQDDQKGVYSCPQCRQTFTPRPVLGKNTILAEVVEKLKMTKLQAAHPAQSHSGSGDVECDICTGDKNKAIKSCLVCLESYCQTHFERHEEFHSGKRHKLTDATGQLQEMICPLHDKLLEIFCRTDQHCICYLCMLDKHKNHETVSAAAERTEKQIQLGEMQRKYQERIQKRQKDIEELKEAVESHKRSAQTAVEDSERIFTELIRSIERSRSEVTQLIRDQEKAEVSRAEGQLEQLEQEIEDLRRRDAELEQLSHTDNHIRFLQSFQSLSVFPASTNSPSISSRLSFDDISKYVFHLKEKLENFCREEIKKISGRVTYIAVIPTSEPKTREEFLQYSHQLTLDLNTVNKNLCLSEENRVIEYTREEQLYPDHPDRFDGFLQVLCRESVCGRCYWEVEWSGSVYITVSYKRISRKGRGKECEFGCNDQSWSLYCSDSSWSFWHNNRWTKVPEVSSSSRIGVYVDHSAGTLSFYSVSDTMTLIHRVQTTFTQPLYAGFEFSSLCKSVSNVKLCKL